In the genome of Anabrus simplex isolate iqAnaSimp1 chromosome 2, ASM4041472v1, whole genome shotgun sequence, the window acatacgcAATGTCCGGCATTGTGCTTTTAAATGCCGATGAAACTTGGTGAATAGCTTAAAGAACAAGAGTGTAAATGCTTCAGTAGcgaaaatatataatacaagttaatATAATTTAAGTATATATCAATATTAACAGGATCTTGTAGAAAAATTACAAAGTCAACCAAAATCGACAGTCTGGTGCGGTATGACCGCGGATCGTATCATTGGTCCATTCACATTATGAGACACCATGAAGTGACAGGAATCGCCATGTAAGAATATGGGCGGCCAGCGATATAACAATGGGACAATATTGCTAATATCATTTTTCAGCAAACGGAGCACCACCTCATTTTGCCTTAATCCTTGGTGACTGGGTGGATGAACACTTTCCAGAGTGTTGGCTAGGACAGCACGGAACACATGAATGGCATGCTCGAAGTCCCAACCTCACCCCTTGCAACTTCTTTTTGTGGGGCCGGGCCAAAGAAGAACCGAACAAAGCCACATACTCTGGACGAATTAGAGGAAAGAATCAGAGTTATCCTCGGAAATGTACCTCAGATTTTCTTGCAGAAGTCGATTGATGACATTCCTATATGTTTACGGCGCTTGGTCGGCAAGGCAGGAGCATATGTGGAATTTTAGTGTGGTACACACATTCTCATGGTCGTGAGAACCGACCCCAacttgtccggtgtgaaaatagtCGTTAATAAAAAacttatggacatttaaaactagGGAGCTACATTGCACCCACCCGAGAGATAAAGGTTAATGAAACTGGAAACTATACCTACtctaggcttagcaggtcagcagatgagtaaatttgttctttctttcaactataatacaagcctcggatggaagtttagaaatggaaatggaattgacaagtctctgactacagctGCACACTATGATGGCAATCCTGATGTTCGTGCAaatgttagatcagagaacaaaacccaatttggaacaataaatattttaagaatgaatgggaaggaaaatgaattgattgacctaatggagagacgaaaactcgacatcctgggattaagtgaaataaaatggaaagggaaaggaataaagaaactaagaaaaggGTACACCAAGTAGTGGATGGGTAACAGTAGAGAGAagagaaatggagtgggatttgtagtaaatcagaatgtcgaaccaatagctgaagttgagtatgtaaatgaaagaattaaaataatgcacatacatgtaaacaaggaactactgaagataatacaggtgtatactccacagacaggatgtagcatggaagaaaaagaagagttcctcaatgaactggcaacacattgttggagatgggatcatgataatggaagatctgaatgctcatgtggaaACTGAtaagaatgttctgggcccacatgggtatggcaatagaaatgaagatggagagaaactgttggacttttatattagaaataacctgataataaagaacacatggtttattaagaagaacagccataagatcagccgatatagttgcgatgaacagtatggaacactcatcgattttataaccgaacgagaatggggaagatatgtcatgaatacgaagataatccccagtgaaagtatggaaggtgttcatagattattgattgtggaattaaaacaagtaaaattccctaaaattgtattgaagaagaaaccaaagatcaggatttgggaattggaggaagagaaggaggataaaagaatggcattccaagatgtataaaaaggaagttgcctaacacggaaatacaaagtggagaagaagagtgggacaattaaGACAGACacttgtggaagcagcaattgaggtatgcaggaaaaaaaaaaaaagcaaaagttAAGGGAAAGGACGCAAGGTGGTagacaaacaaaataaaaacaaataaaagaaaggaacaagatgaagaaaaatggataaggaaaagcaaaaaacgcataagagggatgagaataagatagaaaggttacacgtggaatacaaaagattgaaactactagtaaagaggagtatcaagaaagaaaaggagaaacattggggagagtttaccaacaaaattgagcaagatagtcgaggaaatcagaaactattatacagagtaataaaatcgaaaagaataaatcaagaaaaaaaatcaaggcattagagagggaagatggatccataaTACATGActaaaagggtcttcagaaggtgatggcaaagaattttgaaaaactttataatgaggatgactgctcggaggaagaagaagataagaaaatggaaataatacatGGAGTAAAAGCAGAGAatccgataacatggttggaacctgaaagggcagtgaaagcaatgaccaaaggtaaagcaagtggaaaagacgaattcaatgctgatatgattaaggcagcaggaagttTTGGACTACaatggctatacagagccctcaatgccatacggaaggatgaaaggatacctgaaggttggcaacaaggaagcattgtaccactggtcaaaaaaggaaataggaaaaaatgtgaaaattatagaggtataactctattatcacatgggctaaaaataacggagaaagtcatagacaaaagaccgagggatataatagaaacacagaagtgaaatggcgtacggcttttagtgctgggagtgtccgaggacgttcggctcgccagatgcaggtcttttgatttgatatccataggcgacctgcgcttcgtgatgaagatgaaatgatgatgaagacaacatacacacccagcccccgtgccagcgaaattaaccaatgaaggctaaaattcccaaccctgccaggaatcgaacccggaacccctgtgaccaaaggccagcacgctaaccatttcgtcatggagccggacagaaacacagaggaagaacaatatggctttagaccgaacagatcaacaatagacttgatatttacagtgtgaatgataatggaaggaacaaggaaatcatctttgtatttttggatttggaaaacgcTTATCACACAGTTAAGacaaaacatgtatgggaatgcctactgacaaggaatgtaccaaaatcattaatagtggtgacaaacattttatacaaaaaaaggtctcaagcaagaaGTGTACTGTCACCATTATTGCTTATTATATTgaaggatgaaatcataaaatgtgtaaaacagtatcagtagtgatgaagtgaatgctttgaaatttgcagatgatgtggtgatttggggaaagggagaaaagtacAAAGGAAACTGgaaatttggaatgaaaatctgaaggagtttgtaatggtaattagtaaaaaagaaaactgtagttatGCACTGTGGAAAACAGAAAatgagaagccaagtgaacatagacgaagaatggttagagaatgtagaacagtttacatatctgggtagtattattaatggaagtaatgaaataaatcctgaaataacagactaagtaaaggtacaacattttatcaagtcagagagcttttatgggatgacaaagtacccaagaaaacaaaattaacattatataaacagtatgtcataccaattgtaacatacggactagaaacaccggtaactaataagagacaagataataagatccaagcagtagaaatgaaatttttaagaacatcggttaaaaagacaaagagatagaattcaaaatattactgtaaaatcagagaagagctaaatatagaaccattagtacagaacatacagaaagcaagactgagatggttcaacatgtaaaaggaatgggaaaggaacgggtagcaagaagggaattggaaagagaagttacaGGAAAGAGACcggttggaagaccgagaagaaggtacatggatcagatttggaaggacattagaggagctggattggatgtggcgaagtaatggagcaggaaaagtggaaggacagaaaggagtggaggaggtttgttaaccacacccgggcaactggagtgggacactgatgatgactTTACAAGTAAGCTACTATTCCAAAACATTCCTGAAGTTGACAAAAAAAATACACTAGAAATGGCAATCCTAGCAAATTATGTTTTGTGTTCAATATTCCTTTAGCTACTACACGTCTTCACTAACAGTGGAGTGTCAAATTTGTCATAGATTGTGTTTTGAAGTGCCCATAAATCTAATACAGGGGATTTcacattctccccccccccctttttttttttgcacgttgctttacgccacactgacacagataagtctgatggcgacgatgggacaggaaagggctaggaatgggaaggaagtggccgtgaccttaattaaggtacagccccagcatctgcctggtgtgaaaatggggaaaccacggaaaaccatcctcaggactgccgagagtggggttcgaacccactatctcccagatactgATAGTGGCCGCATTTAAGAGACTGCTGCTATAGAGCTCGGTCTTTCACATTCTAAAATGCCAAAATGCCAACTCTGCAACTCTGAGCAAATGGGGCAAATGTTTAACGAAAAAAGAGTGAGATACACAGCCTATCACCACTGTTGGCATCACAATTTGTACCTCACCCATCAATAGAGAACATTCCACCAATATGAAACATTTACTGTTTGTGCTGTGTCCGCAAGATAGATAATTTGACTGTGGACAACCTGGAGATACGAACAAGGATGAAAATTTTTTCATTCACACATCGTTTGATGAAATAATTACTCTACAAAAGTAGAGTGCAAGGAAAAATAGTTAAATGTGTTTTTATAACAATACGAAGGAAGATATATAAAATGTGTGTGTGTACCAGTTCCACTCTAAAATACCAGCTTGTCTGAATATAAGCTGCAGCCATGCAAATGGGTTTTATAGAGAAAACAAGAGTTATATAAGCCAAAAATGAATTTCCAGTATTACATTTTGACAGTACAGTAGAACGCCTATTAACCATACTGCAGATTTCCGTTGCCCAAGAGAAATTAATCTCAATTTTTTAAAGCAATGTACAGTAGCTCCAAAAAAGAATGAGCGCGACACCATACTGACCTGGCGCAAAAATTTCCCCTGTAACTGCTAACGGCCTTGCCTCTTTCATCCCATACAGTAATCAGATCAATAAGGCACATGGTATTTCAGCATaagtagtttcattcactttcaaccactcatgggtgcttaacttttttttttttgtcaggcagtgtatcttTATACCAAGCATGCCCTCATTCTTTTTTGATGAAACTGTACATTGACTTTCCAACACAAAAGGCCACAATCTCAACTACGTACATGTACACAAACTGGCATTCTGCAATGAAGACATGAATTCATACATTTTTTACTAATTTTATGTCTCATAAAATAATTTACCTTACAACTGTTATTACAATGTGTATTCCATCGTAGAAGAAAGAGGAAGCTATTCAAAGACAAAAATCACAAACTTACTTTAATCAACCATTCCATTACTGATGAATAATGTAATGTGCCTATTCCCAGTCCATGGCACATATAGCAAGGTCTTTTCAACTTCCTGAATCATACTAGAAGCATATGGTACATCCTACCATAGTTTATAACACACAGTGCAAAGCAAGGAAAGCTAAAACAATCATTTATATTTAGTGTTCTAACAACAGAGAGTAGAGCTTCCATTGTCCCTTCGCAATAGATAAGTTAGAAATTCAACCTGACACGACTCTTGACGATGTCACAGAACGCAAAACAAGGTTGCCAAATTATGAACTTAAGTCCAGTTTGTGACAAGACCACGGCTAGCGACAAGGCGATGGGGCTAGATTAGCTTTCTGACAAATGATACGAACAATGGTCTGAGGGCAAGCAACGGGGGTCTGGGTTTTGCAGCCGAACACCTCTCTAGCATCCCTTGGAGTATTGCTAAAgtatgaccaaaaaaaaaaaaaaagaagttcagGGAGCATGCTATGACAATTTGAAATGGCGTGGTCTTATTCCTACCTCAAGAGTGTTAGCCTTGTGGGCATACATAATGTGAGCTGTATCTGAGACAATATAAAACTTGTCTTCATGATAGCTGACCCAAGCTGGCCAATAGAAATAAAGAAGAATATGGTCACAAATCTCACATTTACACAGCCTCTTCTATACTATATAAGGAAGAATACTCCTACAGGCAGTTTGATGGGTCCCTGGCAACCATAAAGGAGGGATCTAACCTCGACACCACTTCACATATAATTTAAAGTCATTTTTATATGACCTCACCTGTGAAGTGTGACCAGAAGTATCACCCATCTGAGAAATGTCTAGTTCGAAATTTGCAGCAAAGGGAAAATTTGTAGTTTTAACCACTGAAAATGAAGCAAATTTAATTGCACGGTTTAAGAAAGACGAATTCTTAGTGTTAAAATAATGCACGATTACTGCATTTTATGATTATATTTAGAGTTTAAAGTCCACTAGAATTGGTAATATggattatccccccccccccaatcaaccGTTCGTTATGTGCTGTTCAGATGGATAATCGAGGTCCTACTGCACATTATTCTTTAAAAGCCTACAATACTACTATGCCAAAGTCCAAAAGTGTTTTATAAAatgcatattttaaaatgatttcatTTCCAATTGATGAACATGAGCAAAGGATGAGATTACAGTACCAAAGGACTTCACCTCATGAAGGAAACAGGCAGTAAGCAATTTTCAAGAGCAAACTGTTGATTTACATCAATCTGAAAGGTTAACATGCAAATATAATGAACAGGAAAGGTAAAATCTCATTCCATTCAGTAAGAAAGTGCATGCAGGAAGTCTGGTTATTACCACTGAAGCTCAGTATATCAAACGAAGAAATTTTAGTTTATATGTTTACAGACTACTCACTGTAAACTCCCTGGCATATCCAACGAAGCAGAACTTCTCGTGTCTCCTTTAGTGACTGTTAAACTTTTATGGCGATTTGAATTGTCAGTTTCAACCTGATTATCAACATCAATAGTATTAGTGGTCGAAGAGGCCTGGCAACCTGCATTTGGAACATCATTATTCTGTACAGATGTAGAGGGCTGGCAATCTGGCTTTTGAACATCATTATTCTGTACGGATGTAGACGGCTGGTTGCCTGTACTGCATCctacatcattatcattattattagtagatgAAGAGGGCAAACGGTCTGTACTGGAATCAAGATTGTCATGTAAATCGCTGCCTCCTGCTACATTCCCATCCTCTACACCTGAATCATCACTATCATCCTAGAAATATACAAAAAAACAGTGCAAATGAATttataatatgaaataaaatttatACAGGGCTTATAAATTTCTCTCTCCACACTTCATACCT includes:
- the LOC136864452 gene encoding uncharacterized protein isoform X4 — its product is MAAERQRPNLDSCRLCLAEGPDQIKIFSDRGLQLKIAETINKLFPFKVERNDGFPHNACYKCLHKLILYENLRRTFQWSTSVLDGYRNVRPVPGILTEDDSDDSGVEDGNVAGGSDLHDNLDSSTDRLPSSSTNNNDNDVGCSTGNQPSTSVQNNDVQKPDCQPSTSVQNNDVPNAGCQASSTTNTIDVDNQVETDNSNRHKSLTVTKGDTRSSASLDMPGSLQNPAEVN
- the LOC136864452 gene encoding uncharacterized protein isoform X3, which gives rise to MAAERQRPNLDSCRLCLAEGPDQIKIFSDRGLQLKIAETINKLFPFKVERNDGFPHNACYKCLHKLILYENLRRTFQWSTSVLDGYRNVRPVPGILTEDDSDDSGVEDGNVAGGSDLHDNLDSSTDRLPSSSTNNNDNDVGCSTGNQPSTSVQNNDVQKPDCQPSTSVQNNDVPNAGCQASSTTNTIDVDNQVETDNSNRHKSLTVTKGDTRSSASLDMPGSLHCRICNLLYTRLENLPLP